From Pleurocapsa sp. PCC 7319:
TAAAAATTGGCTTCAGTGCAATTAATCTAGATAGTGGTTAGGATTTTTAGGCATCAAAGTCAATTATTCCCTTGCTTCCAGCAAAATTACACCAGATTTAGCGGTTAAAGAATCAGCATCAAAGATAAAAACTATGAGCTATCAAATGGATCGGCGAGCATATGCAGATACTTATGGTCCTACAGTAGGCGATCGCGTTAGGTTAGCGGATACGGAATTATTGATCGAAGTTGAACAAGATTACACTACCTATGGTGACGAGGTTAAGTTTGGAGGAGGAAAGGTAATCCGTGATGGAATGGGACAGTCTCCTATTTCGCGTGCCGATGGGGCGGTAGACATGGTAATTACTAACGCTTTAATTCTCGACTGGTGGGGAATTGTTAAAGCAGATATTGGGATTAAAGATGGCAAGATTCATAAAATTGGCAAAGCAGGAAATCCCTACATTCAAGATAATGTCGATATTATAATTGGTGCTGCAACTGAAGCTGTAGCAGGAGAAGGACATATTGTGACGGCAGGAGGCATCGATAGCCACATTCACTTTATTTGTCCCCAACAAATCGAAACAGCGATCGCGTCTGGGATTACCACCATGATTGGTGGTGGAACAGGTCCGGCGACAGGGACTAACGCTACTACCTGTACTCCTGGGGCATGGAATATTTGGCGTATGCTTCAGGCTGCGGATGCCTTTCCCATGAATTTAGGCTTTTTAGGTAAGGGCAATAGTGCCCAGCCAGGAGGACTAATCGAACAGATCCAAGCTGGAGCGATGGGGCTAAAACTTCATGAGGATTGGGGAACAACGCCTAAAGCGATCGACACTTGCTTAGAAGTTGCCGAGCAATATGATGTTCAAGTAGCGATTCATACTGATACTCTCAATGAAGCAGGTTTTGTCGAAAATACGATCGCCGCGTTTAAAAATCGAGTGATCCACACCTACCATACTGAAGGAGCTGGCGGTGGACACGCCCCCGATATTATCAAAGTCTGCGCCCAAAGTAATGTTTTACCTTCTTCGACCAATCCTACTCGACCTTTTACCGTTAATACTTTAGAAGAACACCTGGATATGTTGATGGTGTGTCATCATCTGGATAAGAGTATTCCTGAAGATGTCGCTTTTGCTGAATCTCGTATTCGCCAAGAAACTATCGCTGCGGAAGATATCTTACATGACTTAGGGGCATTTAGCATGATTGCTTCTGATTCTCAGGCAATGGGTCGGGTAGGTGAAACGATTATTCGTACTTGGCAAACTGCCCACAAAATGAAAGTACAACGAGGGGTCTTGTCTGCTTCTACAGAGGAACCAGCTGATAATTTTCGTGCTAAACGCTATATTGCTAAATACACGATTAATCCTGCCATTACTCACGGGATCGCCGATCATGTTGGTTCAATTGAAATAGGTAAGCTAGCGGATATTTGTCTGTGGAAGCCGGCTATGTTTGGGGTCAAACCAGAAATTGTGATTAAAGGTGGCGCGATCGCTTATGCTCAAATGGGTGATCCTAACGCGAGTATTCCCACTCCTCAACCTGTATATATGCGTCCCATGTTTGGCAGTTTTGGTGGAGCAACGGCGGCTACTTCTCTTTCTTTTGTTTCTCAAGCTGCACTAGATGCAGATATTCCAGAGCAAATTGGACTGCAAACTGCCACGATGGCTGTTAGTAATACCCGCAATTTGAGTAAAACAGATATGAAATTAAATGATGCCTTGTTGAATATTGAAGTTAATCCCGAAACTTATGAAGTAAGGGCAGATGGCGAATTACTAACTTGTGAACCAGCACACATCTTACCAATGGCACAACGTTATTTTTTATTCTAATTAAAGATAAAGACTGTTAATTTATCAAGTAAATTATAAAATAATACTAGTAAGCCAAAATTTAGAATATTTGTAAAGTATTTGTAAAATATTTGGATAGCTAACTAATACTCCTTATTTTTAAATTTTTAAGTTATTTATTAGCATAAGACTATTTTTTATAAATAGAATCTTCCCACATATTACTAGTTTTAGAACGAACGTTCCTGGCGTTGATTTCTGCTTCATCCTGCTCTTGAAGTTCGGCTAGGATAGGCTTAACTAGCTTAACAATATTTCTCCAGGATAAATCTTTTTCTGGTAAATATGCAGCTAATTCCTTTAAAGCTTCTTCGGCATCCTGAATATCTTGATTTAGATCTCGTTCTTTATCTGCTACTAAAGGAGTAGAGCTGCGTAATAGATCTTTTTGAATTGCCGCAAATCCTTTACGAACTTGTTGAGTAATATGAACGCTATACTCTGAGCGTCCTTTTAACTTTTGTTTATTAAAACCTTGCTGAGAAGAAGCATACAAAGCTGGTAATCTATTGAGAGCATAAGTAGCTACTTCAATGGGGTTAATAAATTTTTTGATATTACTGGGAAGACGACCAATTTGTCTATCGATTTCTTCAGCAACCAATACTTCCATGACATTGCGATTAATATTATCATTTTCTAGTCGGTTAATTTTCATCGCGGTAATTTTCACTAATATCACTAATAATTAATAGATAAGCAAATAAGAATTTAAATCTCAAATCTTACTCTCTCTATATATACATAAATAATCTGGATTGCCT
This genomic window contains:
- a CDS encoding late competence development ComFB family protein, with the protein product MKINRLENDNINRNVMEVLVAEEIDRQIGRLPSNIKKFINPIEVATYALNRLPALYASSQQGFNKQKLKGRSEYSVHITQQVRKGFAAIQKDLLRSSTPLVADKERDLNQDIQDAEEALKELAAYLPEKDLSWRNIVKLVKPILAELQEQDEAEINARNVRSKTSNMWEDSIYKK
- the ureC gene encoding urease subunit alpha, yielding MSYQMDRRAYADTYGPTVGDRVRLADTELLIEVEQDYTTYGDEVKFGGGKVIRDGMGQSPISRADGAVDMVITNALILDWWGIVKADIGIKDGKIHKIGKAGNPYIQDNVDIIIGAATEAVAGEGHIVTAGGIDSHIHFICPQQIETAIASGITTMIGGGTGPATGTNATTCTPGAWNIWRMLQAADAFPMNLGFLGKGNSAQPGGLIEQIQAGAMGLKLHEDWGTTPKAIDTCLEVAEQYDVQVAIHTDTLNEAGFVENTIAAFKNRVIHTYHTEGAGGGHAPDIIKVCAQSNVLPSSTNPTRPFTVNTLEEHLDMLMVCHHLDKSIPEDVAFAESRIRQETIAAEDILHDLGAFSMIASDSQAMGRVGETIIRTWQTAHKMKVQRGVLSASTEEPADNFRAKRYIAKYTINPAITHGIADHVGSIEIGKLADICLWKPAMFGVKPEIVIKGGAIAYAQMGDPNASIPTPQPVYMRPMFGSFGGATAATSLSFVSQAALDADIPEQIGLQTATMAVSNTRNLSKTDMKLNDALLNIEVNPETYEVRADGELLTCEPAHILPMAQRYFLF